A single region of the Triticum dicoccoides isolate Atlit2015 ecotype Zavitan chromosome 2B, WEW_v2.0, whole genome shotgun sequence genome encodes:
- the LOC119364776 gene encoding (+)-neomenthol dehydrogenase-like, with protein sequence MDHAKEPSPTRAWWSRDTVAVVTGANRGIGQSLAARLAEHGLTVVLTARDGERGEAAAAPLRDRGLPVVFRRLDVSDPASVADFAAWLRETVGGLDILVNNAAVSFNEIDTNSVEHAETVLNTNFYGTKLLTEALLPLFRRSPATSRILNISSQLGLLNKVRNPSLRRLLLDEEALTEGKIEAMVSQFLAQVKDGTWGEHGWPKVWTDYAVSKLALNAYTRVLAQRLQSGGERVRVNCFCPGFTRTDMTKGWGKRTAEEVADFGARLALLPPGELPTGTFFKWRTPQLYSKL encoded by the exons ATGGACCATGCCAAGGAGCCGTC TCCCACGCG GGCGTGGTGGTCGAGGGACACGGTGGCCGTGGTGACGGGCGCCAACCGGGGCATCGGCCAATCGCTGGCCGCGCGGCTCGCGGAGCACGGcctcaccgtcgtgctcaccgcgcgGGACGGCGAGCGCGgggaggccgccgccgcgccgctccgCGACCGCGGGCTCCCCGTCGTCTTCCGCCGCCTCGACGTCTCCGACCCCGCCTCCGTCGCCGACTTCGCCGCCTGGCTCCGCGAAACCGTCGGCGGCCTCGACATCCTG GTGAACAATGCCGCCGTGTCGTTCAACGAGATCGACACCAACTCGGTGGAGCACGCGGAGACGGTCCTCAACACCAACTTCTACGGGACCAAGCTGCTGACCGAGGCACTTCTGCCCCTCTTCCGGCGATCGCCGGCCACCAGCCGGATCCTCAACATCAGCTCTCAGCTTGGCCTTCTTAAC AAGGTGCGCAACCCGtcgctgaggaggctgctcctggacGAGGAGGCCCTGACGGAGGGCAAGATCGAGGCGATGGTGTCGCAGTTCCTGGCGCAGGTCAAGGACGGGACGTGGGGTGAGCACGGGTGGCCCAAGGTGTGGACGGACTACGCCGTCTCCAAGCTGGCCCTCAACGCCTACACCCGCGTCCTGGCGCAGCGGCTGCAGTCCGGCGGCGAGCGCGTCAGGGTCAACTGCTTCTGCCCCGGGTTCACGCGGACCGACATGACCAAGGGGTGGGGCAAGCGCACCGCCGAGGAGGTGGCCGACTTCGGCGCCCGGCTCGCGCTGCTCCCGCCCGGCGAGCTCCCCACCGGCACCTTCTTCAAGTGGCGCACGCCGCAGCTCTACTCCAAGCTCTGA